The nucleotide sequence ACAGCTTTGTCGGCAAGATTGACTTGCCCGAATAACCGCCCGACCTATCCGACACAATGGCCAAGTGTCGGATAGGAACGGCAAAATTTTTTGCACTTCTATTGCTTCTTTATCACACATAAGCAAACAACTGCCGCTTTAACAAGCACATAGATATTACTGTTTGCTTTCATTCTGTTGTTGTAAAGTAGGAGCGGCGCTGCAAAAACAATAATAAGCAGCAGAAAATAGTAGTTGTCTGTTGTTGGATATTTCAGCACCTTGCCCTGTTCTGGCTGTTCAATTGCTCTGATTTCATGATAGATCCGGGAGACTTTAATGTTAACCCCTTCCCCATCTCTGAGTTCTTCCCATGCATCAACCTTTAACCGTTCATAATAATTCCCAAATATTACCTCCTTTGAATTTATGACCTTCTCCACCTGCACAGCTATACTCTCATGCGGCAAAAAAAGATCAATAACCATTGTTACCGAAACAATCAAACAGAGAATCACCAGCACTTTTAAGGTTAATCCTATTCTTGGCGATGGACTCAGCATAAGCTCTATTCCTCCAACCTAGTACTCAATCAAGCAAATAGTTTGTTCTAATATTCACCGCCGCAAAAAAAAATCCTTTTAATCCAAAGAGTTGCTGTGCAGCAATACACCACTTAAAAGAATCTAGGTACGTTTTCGACTGCAGGGAATTGGATGGCAATACCGAAGAATTAAGCACCAGATATGTAAGGAGGATCCTCATGGGATATCACAGCGCTCCAGCGATTTATGTCGATAAAGTGCAGTTTAAGGTTACAGATTTGCAAAAATCCATTCAGTTTTATCAGGAGCTTCTGGGGTTTAAAATCCTGGAGCAAAACAAAAAGCAAGTTAAACTAACCGCTGATGGAATGACCAATATCTTAACCCTAATAGAACCAGCTGATGCGGTTCCTAAGCCCAGCCGCACCACAGGTCTTTACCACTTTGCTCTGCTTTTGCCAAAGCGCGCTGATTTAGCGCTTTTCGTAACCCATTTAGATAACCATAATGTAAGGTTTGGGGCTGCCGATCACTTAGTCAGTGAAGCCATTTATTTTGAAGATCCGGATGGTAACGGCATTGAGGTCTATGCAGATACAGATCCCTCAACCTGGAGCTGGCAGGCAGGATTAGTTGCAATGGATACTATCCCTCTAGATTTCGATGACCTCATGTTTGACATTGATTTAGAGAACCAATCATGGAAAGGAATGCCTGATCAAACAATTATTGGACACATTCATCTCCATGTTTCCGATCTAAAAGCAGCTCAAGAATTCTATACCAAAGGACTGGGCTTCAATATCGTATCTCGCTTGGGAGACAGCGCTCTTTTTTTATCAACAGCAGACTACCACCACCACATCGCTGTCAACATTTGGAATGGACCAAATGCGCCTAGACCGCCCAAAAACAGTGCTGGCTTAGATTACTATAGGGTGGTAGTCCCTAAGCAAGAAATGCTAGAAAAAATCCTAACCAATTTAGCAGCAATCGGTACTAAGATAAATAACAAAGACAGCGCAATCACAGTAGAAGATCCGGCCGGAAATTCTGTACAACTAATAATTGGAACAGCTCAATGACAGCGCCATAAAAAACACCACTCAAGAAAGAGGCACTACTCTTCTGAAAGTCAAACAAAGACTAATTCTACGATGAGCAGTGCCTCTTTTCCTTATTATTACGGTTGTTGCAGCCAAACCAACGCTGCATATACCTGACAGCTTAAGTCATTGGCTATACTGTCTATATTGCATTTTTATATTTAAAGATAGCGAAAATAC is from Bacillota bacterium and encodes:
- a CDS encoding VOC family protein, yielding MGYHSAPAIYVDKVQFKVTDLQKSIQFYQELLGFKILEQNKKQVKLTADGMTNILTLIEPADAVPKPSRTTGLYHFALLLPKRADLALFVTHLDNHNVRFGAADHLVSEAIYFEDPDGNGIEVYADTDPSTWSWQAGLVAMDTIPLDFDDLMFDIDLENQSWKGMPDQTIIGHIHLHVSDLKAAQEFYTKGLGFNIVSRLGDSALFLSTADYHHHIAVNIWNGPNAPRPPKNSAGLDYYRVVVPKQEMLEKILTNLAAIGTKINNKDSAITVEDPAGNSVQLIIGTAQ